The following are from one region of the Candidatus Dadabacteria bacterium genome:
- the purH gene encoding bifunctional phosphoribosylaminoimidazolecarboxamide formyltransferase/IMP cyclohydrolase, which yields MTTIKKAVISVYDKKGVTKLAKGLGELGVEILSTGGTAKRLRDGGAKVTEISDYTGFPEILGGRVKTLHPKIHGGLLGIRDDERHSEEMAENSIEPIDMLVVNFYPFEEVAAKEGTSFSEAMENIDIGGPAMLRAAAKNHASVTVLTDPADYGTVLRELRKNKGTISPETNFRLSAKAFSYVSRYDAAISNYLSSVEPGGARNTLPGTYTLYLEKKFDLRYGENPHQRGAFYTESGIGDACCVANARQLQGKELSLNNIYDTDSAFELVREFSDTACVIVKHNNPCGAALGATPAEAFSRARECDPESAFGGIIAFNREVDETAAEEVASMFAEVIIAPGFSEKALMLLSARKNLRVLLTGGMGIGGAGSWDIKKVTGGALIQQSDRDWGDDFSDIKIPTKRKPTEEEMADLRFAWKVCRHTKSNAIVYARDRRTVGIGAGQMSRVDSVRIAGMKARTPTDGSVLASDAFFPFRDGVDEAARVGITAIAQPGGSIRDKEVIAAADEHSMAMVLTGKRHFKH from the coding sequence ATGACAACGATAAAAAAAGCGGTAATAAGCGTTTATGATAAAAAGGGAGTAACCAAGCTCGCAAAGGGTCTTGGGGAACTGGGAGTGGAGATACTCTCAACGGGCGGCACCGCCAAGAGGCTTCGCGACGGCGGAGCGAAGGTGACTGAGATTTCCGATTACACCGGCTTTCCGGAAATCCTCGGAGGAAGGGTAAAGACCCTTCACCCGAAAATACACGGAGGGCTTCTGGGGATAAGGGACGATGAGCGCCACTCAGAGGAGATGGCCGAGAATTCCATCGAGCCCATAGACATGCTGGTGGTGAACTTCTACCCGTTTGAGGAAGTTGCGGCAAAAGAGGGAACCTCGTTTTCTGAAGCTATGGAGAACATAGATATAGGGGGGCCCGCAATGCTTCGAGCCGCCGCGAAAAACCACGCGTCGGTGACTGTGCTCACGGATCCGGCCGACTACGGGACGGTGCTCCGTGAGCTTCGGAAAAACAAGGGCACAATCTCTCCCGAGACCAATTTCCGCCTCTCGGCTAAGGCTTTCTCCTATGTCTCAAGATACGACGCGGCTATATCGAACTACCTCTCGTCTGTGGAGCCCGGTGGCGCGAGAAACACCCTTCCCGGGACTTACACTCTCTACCTTGAAAAGAAGTTCGACCTTCGCTACGGGGAAAACCCCCATCAGCGTGGAGCCTTCTACACAGAGAGCGGAATCGGCGACGCTTGCTGCGTCGCAAACGCAAGACAGCTTCAGGGAAAAGAGCTTTCACTTAACAACATATACGACACCGACTCGGCCTTCGAGCTGGTGAGAGAGTTTTCGGACACCGCCTGCGTGATAGTAAAGCATAACAACCCCTGCGGGGCGGCGCTTGGGGCTACTCCCGCGGAGGCTTTCTCAAGGGCGAGGGAGTGTGATCCGGAAAGCGCTTTCGGCGGGATAATAGCCTTCAACAGGGAGGTTGACGAGACGGCGGCAGAAGAGGTAGCCAGCATGTTCGCGGAAGTCATTATAGCGCCCGGTTTCTCGGAAAAAGCCCTTATGCTGCTTTCGGCCAGGAAGAACCTGCGAGTGCTTCTCACAGGCGGTATGGGGATCGGCGGGGCGGGGAGCTGGGACATAAAGAAAGTGACGGGCGGGGCGCTTATACAGCAAAGCGACAGGGACTGGGGGGATGATTTCTCAGACATAAAGATCCCGACCAAAAGAAAACCCACCGAGGAGGAGATGGCCGACCTCCGGTTTGCCTGGAAGGTCTGTCGGCACACCAAGTCAAACGCTATTGTGTACGCGAGGGATCGCAGGACGGTGGGCATAGGAGCGGGCCAGATGAGCAGGGTTGATTCCGTCAGGATCGCGGGGATGAAAGCCCGTACGCCGACCGACGGCTCGGTATTAGCTTCCGACGCATTTTTTCCTTTCAGAGATGGTGTTGACGAAGCGGCGCGTGTGGGAATAACCGCAATAGCGCAGCCCGGGGGATCGATAAGGGACAAAGAGGTTATAGCTGCCGCGGACGAACACTCGATGGCGATGGTCCTCACCGGGAAAAGGCACTTCAAGCACTGA
- a CDS encoding MCE family protein yields MKKERSAQLKVGIFVLVSIAIFVYGVFTISGQEELFEKEYTVKTYFDNTAGLLEGAYVRLSGVGVGSVSSISFSDDSSLGKVQVVMEINKRALARVSVDSHATIKTEGLLGAKFVEIVPGQGESIGKARDGIVIRGYTSPEMQEIISQSEEFVTNLTSISRNLDKMVSAFAEQTTPEQEGFLHTLIYDEEFAADMRSFSSNLAEVSRMIREGEGSIGALVVDPSVHDALKGVLGEAERNRFIRSAVRYMIEEKEKKASEEH; encoded by the coding sequence ATGAAAAAAGAAAGGTCAGCTCAGCTCAAGGTAGGGATTTTCGTTCTGGTGTCGATCGCTATTTTCGTTTACGGAGTTTTCACGATAAGCGGCCAGGAGGAACTCTTTGAGAAGGAGTACACGGTAAAGACCTACTTTGACAACACGGCCGGGCTCCTCGAGGGTGCCTACGTGCGCCTCTCGGGCGTCGGGGTCGGGTCGGTTTCCTCAATCAGCTTCTCCGACGATTCCTCCCTGGGGAAGGTTCAGGTGGTGATGGAGATCAACAAGCGGGCGCTTGCCAGGGTCTCAGTGGACTCTCACGCCACGATCAAGACTGAAGGGCTTTTGGGGGCGAAATTCGTCGAGATCGTTCCCGGCCAAGGGGAGAGCATAGGAAAGGCGCGCGACGGGATCGTGATCAGGGGCTACACATCGCCCGAGATGCAGGAGATAATAAGCCAGTCAGAGGAGTTCGTCACGAACCTCACGTCCATCTCCAGGAACCTGGACAAGATGGTGTCGGCATTTGCGGAACAAACCACCCCTGAACAGGAGGGCTTTCTGCACACTCTCATCTACGACGAGGAGTTCGCAGCGGACATGCGGAGCTTCTCCTCCAACTTGGCCGAGGTTTCCCGGATGATCAGGGAAGGGGAGGGTTCCATTGGAGCGCTCGTAGTCGATCCGTCGGTTCACGACGCGCTTAAAGGAGTGCTCGGGGAGGCGGAGAGAAACAGGTTCATCCGCTCCGCCGTGAGATATATGATAGAAGAAAAGGAGAAAAAGGCGTCAGAGGAGCATTAG
- a CDS encoding GtrA family protein, which produces MTRSDYPVLFVISEISAFFVLLLFFTLRAEMPGVHSTLVGVQWGLFILSPVIHFLFLRFFSQWSSLVQFAKFCMISFSNLVIDFGILNLLIYYSGVAEGVLYSVFKAVSFILANVNGYAWNKFWTFQSNGAEGWMNQLVRFFVVVGVGLVINVAVATYVVTEFGGSGGSISSTVWANIGAAVSLLITLFWNFFGLKYLVFEKKS; this is translated from the coding sequence ATGACCAGATCGGATTACCCCGTCTTATTCGTAATAAGCGAGATAAGCGCGTTTTTCGTACTGCTTCTTTTCTTCACGCTCCGCGCGGAGATGCCCGGCGTGCACTCCACGCTTGTCGGGGTGCAGTGGGGGCTTTTCATCCTGAGTCCCGTGATCCACTTTCTTTTTCTCCGGTTTTTCTCCCAGTGGTCCTCGCTTGTCCAGTTCGCGAAGTTCTGCATGATAAGCTTTTCGAACCTAGTGATCGACTTTGGGATACTCAACCTGCTCATTTATTATTCCGGGGTGGCCGAGGGGGTTTTGTACTCGGTTTTCAAGGCGGTTTCCTTTATCCTGGCGAACGTTAACGGGTATGCGTGGAACAAGTTCTGGACGTTTCAAAGCAACGGAGCCGAGGGGTGGATGAACCAGCTCGTAAGATTCTTCGTAGTAGTGGGCGTGGGGCTTGTGATAAACGTTGCGGTCGCCACGTACGTGGTCACCGAGTTCGGAGGTTCGGGGGGGTCCATCTCCTCCACCGTCTGGGCGAACATAGGAGCCGCAGTGTCTCTCCTGATAACGCTTTTCTGGAACTTTTTCGGCCTTAAGTATCTGGTTTTCGAGAAAAAGTCTTGA
- the murQ gene encoding N-acetylmuramic acid 6-phosphate etherase, translating to MLSVKKTRRTAHLLTEKVNPRTINIDELSCSEIIDLISGEDREAFEAVSRERDAVSRAAEMVFRSLESGGRVFLVGAGTSGRLGVMEAAECPPTFGTDPQTVQAVMAGGRDAVWESVEGAEDSPTASVKALRGKKLSGDDVVLGIAASSGTPFVVSALEYARAVGCATVLICCSEPEDVSADLVIPLLVGPEVIVGSTRLKAATATKMVLNMITTAAMVLLGKTYGNLMVDLKPASSKLIDRAGRIIMDICGVGEEEAASLFREAGGNLKVAVVMKLGDLSREESVKLLKENGGLLKKTLANVSGGTESP from the coding sequence ATGTTGTCTGTGAAGAAGACTCGCCGTACAGCCCATTTGCTTACAGAAAAGGTAAACCCGAGAACGATCAATATTGATGAACTTTCGTGCTCAGAAATTATCGATCTTATAAGCGGGGAAGATCGGGAGGCGTTTGAGGCTGTCTCAAGGGAGAGGGATGCCGTTTCCCGGGCGGCGGAAATGGTTTTCCGTTCGCTTGAGAGCGGCGGCAGGGTTTTTCTCGTCGGGGCGGGAACGAGCGGACGGCTCGGGGTTATGGAAGCCGCTGAATGTCCTCCGACTTTCGGGACGGACCCCCAGACAGTGCAGGCGGTTATGGCGGGAGGACGCGACGCGGTGTGGGAATCGGTTGAAGGCGCTGAGGATTCCCCTACGGCTTCTGTGAAAGCCCTTCGCGGCAAAAAGCTCTCCGGCGACGACGTGGTCCTTGGAATCGCGGCCAGTTCCGGGACGCCGTTTGTGGTATCTGCCCTGGAATACGCCCGGGCGGTCGGTTGTGCCACCGTCCTTATATGCTGCAGCGAGCCCGAGGATGTCTCCGCCGACTTGGTCATTCCTCTTCTTGTCGGTCCGGAAGTGATAGTGGGTTCGACGAGACTTAAGGCCGCGACCGCGACCAAGATGGTCCTTAACATGATTACGACGGCCGCAATGGTGCTTCTCGGGAAAACTTACGGAAACCTGATGGTGGATCTTAAGCCGGCATCCTCGAAACTTATTGACAGGGCAGGGAGAATCATAATGGACATATGCGGCGTGGGGGAAGAAGAAGCCGCTTCGCTTTTCCGGGAAGCTGGAGGGAACCTCAAGGTTGCAGTGGTAATGAAACTCGGGGATCTCTCTCGCGAAGAGTCGGTAAAGCTGCTGAAAGAAAACGGTGGATTGCTGAAAAAGACCCTTGCGAACGTATCCGGCGGCACGGAAAGTCCTTAA